The segment TAGCACTAGATGCATGATCAATGTGCAAATCAGGAAGATAATGGCCAATACTGGAAAAGGTCCGATGGTGCTGGTACCAAAATCAGAGAAGGCAAAATTCATCGCATAAAACGACTGCTCGCCGGTATATAGAAAAATCAGTCCCCTGATGCCCAACATGGCTCCTAGCGTCACGATGAAAGCATTTACACCGGTTTTCCATACAATTAGGCCATTGATCGCGCCCAGCAATATACCCGACCCAAGTGCCGCAAGAATTGCCAGCGTCATACTGATCTCTTGCAAACCTACCGCAAGCGAAGCGGCTAGCCCCAATATCGCGCCCACGGATAAATCGATGTTGCCGTTGATCATGACTAAGGTCATGCCCAATGCAATCAAGCCGATGGTGGAGGTCTGCACCAAAATGTTGGTGATATTGCCGAACGACAGGAAGTACTCCGACATAAAGCTGAAGAAAATAAAGAGAGCGATAACAAACACCCAGATTGGCTGGATTTTTGTCCTGCCACGGAAGAACCCTTTAATTGACGTCATAGTGCATTCCTCCGCGTTATGAGTGGGTCGTGAACAAGCTCTTACGCTTGTTAGCGAGATCCAGCCATACGGCCAGAATGATAATTACCCAGGTTACGATCCACTGGATGTAATAGGGATAACCCATCAACAGCAGCCCATTCTGGATAAAGCCCAAAATCAGCACGCCCACTACGGTTTTCCAGATACTGCCAGCGCCGCCCAATAAACTAGTGCCACCAAGAATGATGCCGGCCAGTACTAGCAGCTCATAACCTTGGCCAACATTGTTTTGGGAGCCCATGACTCGGGAGCCAAGTACTAGTGCCGCACATGCCACGCAGAACGCTGAAATCAGATAAGTACTGAACACACACCAGTTCTTACGAATACCGGAGTAAACAGCGGCCATCGGATTACCACCTACAGCAAAGATGCGTCGCCCGTATCCTGTGTAGCTCATCACCACTTGCACCAGAATGGCCAGCAAACCAAACAGCAGAATTGGAACGGCGATTCCTCCTAAATAGCCACGTCCAAAGAAGGCGAACCACGTCCCCTCTTGGTCGGCAATGTCAACGTTCTGACCACCGCTATAAATCAGCACAAACCCCTGAATCGCTGACAGCATAGCCAACGTCACAATGAGCGAATTAAGACGTAAAAAGCCGATCAAAATGCCATTCACGGCACCGATCATAAGCGTTAATGCAAACATCATGAGAATCGCATTGGTGGGGCCAACCTTGTCGTGTAAATCCACCACCAATACTGTCGAGAACGACAGCATCGACCCCACGGAAAGATCCAAATTGCCGCCAATGATCACCACCGTGACACCGACTGCGATGATGCCAATAATGGATGCCTGACGGATCACGGTCATGATGTTCGACTGGGAGAGAAACTGCTCAGAAAAGAACGAAAAAACGAACATGCCGAGCAGGAAAAAAATAAGAATCCCCTGAGCCGATAGAAAGCTCATTACGCCTGCCTTGCTAAGCTTTCCTGTCGGCAGCCTGGATTTTGATTGTTCTGCGGAAGCCATGCTAATCACCTGTATAAAATCACCTTGGAAAGCACCGGTTAGCGCAATGGACAAGCGTGTCATCCATTGACGCTTACCGAGCACTCCGGCGCAGGAACCCTGCCTTCAGGCGCATGCTGGTTCCCAGAGTCGACAAACTAAGCGCCTATCGCCCCAGGAGCATGCGTGATCTCAGAAAACGGGACGGTCAAATTCACTGACGTTGTCAGCGGTGATTTTGGGGGTCTCAAAGAAGTTCATCTTCGGCACTTCTTCGCCAGCTAATACGTCCAGGGCCGTTTGTAGTGCAGCTTCCGCATCATCTACAGGTGACTGATAGATAGAACCGTAATATTCACCACGCTCGATCGCGTCGTAACCAACGGCGAAATTAGTGGCGCCAATGAACACAATGTCATCGGCTCGGTCAGCACCTTTTGCAGCATTCAGTGCACCGACACCCATGTTGTCATCGCCAGAATAGACACCATCAATACGATCATATTTGGTTAGAAAATCTTCCATAACCCGCTGAGCTCGCTCACGATTCCAGTTACCAGGCTGCGTTTCCAGCAGCTCAACACCAGGGCAAGCTTCTGCAAGACGGTCCTCGAAACCGGTCGCACGCTCCATAGCAGTGGTATAACCCGGCTGACCAGCAATCTGAACGATCTGCCCTTCTCCTCCCAAGGCATCACACATCATTTCCGCAGACGAAATACCTTGCTGGACATTATCTGGGCCAGAGAAGGCAGCGATGAACTCGAGCCCTGCTTCAGCAATTTTAGAGTTAGTGACGACCACCGGAATGCCAGCATTATGTGCTTGGCGTATAGCCGGAATAACGGCCTGCCCATTGGTTGGCCAGATAATAATGGCGTCGACACGCTGCTGAATAAGATCCTGCATCTGACCAATCTGACGAGCGACATCACCACCGGCATCTAACACCACGATATCGACGTTGC is part of the Halomonas sp. GT genome and harbors:
- a CDS encoding ABC transporter permease produces the protein MTSIKGFFRGRTKIQPIWVFVIALFIFFSFMSEYFLSFGNITNILVQTSTIGLIALGMTLVMINGNIDLSVGAILGLAASLAVGLQEISMTLAILAALGSGILLGAINGLIVWKTGVNAFIVTLGAMLGIRGLIFLYTGEQSFYAMNFAFSDFGTSTIGPFPVLAIIFLICTLIMHLVLTRTGHGRNTFAVGGNPEASIDAGIRLGRHMMINFIIVGFFAALAGVMLASQMGAATPNLGRDYELWVITAVVLGGTKLTGGYGSIVGTLGGVLAIGILRNGMNLMQVPAFYVLVILGAILISVLIIDKKLNAPSTKEVRI
- a CDS encoding ABC transporter permease encodes the protein MTRLSIALTGAFQGDFIQVISMASAEQSKSRLPTGKLSKAGVMSFLSAQGILIFFLLGMFVFSFFSEQFLSQSNIMTVIRQASIIGIIAVGVTVVIIGGNLDLSVGSMLSFSTVLVVDLHDKVGPTNAILMMFALTLMIGAVNGILIGFLRLNSLIVTLAMLSAIQGFVLIYSGGQNVDIADQEGTWFAFFGRGYLGGIAVPILLFGLLAILVQVVMSYTGYGRRIFAVGGNPMAAVYSGIRKNWCVFSTYLISAFCVACAALVLGSRVMGSQNNVGQGYELLVLAGIILGGTSLLGGAGSIWKTVVGVLILGFIQNGLLLMGYPYYIQWIVTWVIIILAVWLDLANKRKSLFTTHS
- a CDS encoding sugar ABC transporter substrate-binding protein, producing MFKKTAIAASVIMMSITTAQAEDTYRIGITQNNVGVDSYQTTYESAFEAAAEKAGNVDIVVLDAGGDVARQIGQMQDLIQQRVDAIIIWPTNGQAVIPAIRQAHNAGIPVVVTNSKIAEAGLEFIAAFSGPDNVQQGISSAEMMCDALGGEGQIVQIAGQPGYTTAMERATGFEDRLAEACPGVELLETQPGNWNRERAQRVMEDFLTKYDRIDGVYSGDDNMGVGALNAAKGADRADDIVFIGATNFAVGYDAIERGEYYGSIYQSPVDDAEAALQTALDVLAGEEVPKMNFFETPKITADNVSEFDRPVF